The proteins below are encoded in one region of Amycolatopsis acidiphila:
- a CDS encoding MarR family winged helix-turn-helix transcriptional regulator — MADEIDVEATAAELRRAVGQVKRRMRNSRSSDLSAPESSVLSRLDRNGPDNITGLARWDQVTPQTMGATVAALEARGFIERHPDPDDGRRFLLSLTPTGASQLHDIRDAATNNIAAALKAHLSPEEIRLIHDAAPLIERVAQYL, encoded by the coding sequence ATGGCTGATGAGATCGACGTGGAGGCGACGGCGGCTGAGTTGCGTCGGGCTGTGGGTCAGGTGAAACGCCGCATGCGCAATAGCCGCTCCTCTGATCTCAGTGCGCCGGAGTCGTCGGTGCTGTCCCGGCTGGATCGTAACGGTCCGGACAACATCACCGGTCTTGCTCGTTGGGATCAGGTGACTCCGCAGACGATGGGGGCGACGGTCGCCGCGCTCGAGGCACGGGGATTCATCGAACGGCACCCGGACCCGGACGACGGTCGCCGGTTCCTCCTCTCGCTGACTCCGACCGGCGCCAGCCAACTGCACGACATCCGCGACGCCGCGACCAACAACATCGCGGCTGCTCTGAAGGCGCATCTCAGCCCCGAGGAGATCCGGCTCATCCATGACGCGGCACCGCTGATCGAGCGCGTCGCGCAATACCTCTAA
- a CDS encoding MFS transporter → MSDSATASPSVASKPFNWRFTTPLYIGSALNPINSSLIATALVPIAAGVHVSIGQTAALVSALYLASVIAQPTAGKAAEVFGPRRVFLTGILLVLAGGIVGGAAPGLLALVISRVLIGLGTSCAYPTAMVLIRQRARAAGLEKPPGGVLGGLMIAGVATASLGLPIGGVLVQFLGWRSVFLVNVPVALIALVATLMWVPRDQAIEHRTARRIISDLDVTGIVGFALAMTSLLLFLSSLPTPNWTLLAATVVLWALEIWWELRAGSPFFDVRLLGRNAALTRTLIRFGLVMLCGYVVLYGITQWLEASQGMSELGAGLLLIPMTVVSGLVIVPFSRRNLVRGPIIGAAVACIAAAISALFLPTPAWLVITLAVTIMLGFAQGAASSNQLALYSQATAEQLGTASGLMRSFGYLGSIASSAVTGIVYRTSVTDTGVTTIAWIMVGASLVLLGISIFDRTLGRTAAPTT, encoded by the coding sequence ATGTCTGACTCAGCAACCGCCTCACCATCGGTGGCGAGTAAGCCGTTCAACTGGCGGTTCACCACACCGCTGTACATCGGCTCGGCTCTGAACCCGATCAACAGCTCTCTGATCGCCACGGCGTTGGTGCCGATCGCGGCCGGCGTGCACGTCTCGATCGGCCAGACGGCTGCGCTGGTGTCCGCCCTCTATCTCGCCAGCGTGATCGCGCAGCCCACCGCGGGAAAGGCGGCCGAGGTGTTCGGGCCGCGGCGCGTGTTCCTCACGGGCATCCTGCTGGTCCTGGCCGGTGGCATCGTCGGCGGTGCCGCCCCCGGGCTGCTGGCGCTCGTGATCAGTCGCGTGCTGATCGGCTTGGGCACCTCCTGCGCCTACCCGACCGCGATGGTCCTGATCCGCCAGCGTGCTCGCGCGGCGGGGCTGGAGAAGCCGCCGGGCGGCGTGCTCGGCGGCCTGATGATCGCCGGCGTCGCGACCGCGTCGCTCGGCCTGCCCATCGGCGGCGTGCTCGTGCAGTTCCTCGGCTGGCGGTCCGTGTTCCTCGTCAACGTGCCGGTCGCGCTCATCGCGCTCGTGGCGACCTTGATGTGGGTGCCCCGTGACCAGGCCATCGAGCACCGCACCGCCCGCAGGATCATCTCCGATCTGGACGTGACCGGCATCGTCGGCTTCGCGCTCGCGATGACCAGCCTGCTGCTCTTCCTTTCCAGCCTCCCGACCCCGAACTGGACGCTGCTCGCTGCCACTGTGGTGCTCTGGGCGCTTGAGATCTGGTGGGAGTTGCGCGCGGGATCACCTTTCTTCGACGTGCGGCTGCTCGGGCGCAATGCGGCCCTCACGCGCACGCTCATCCGGTTCGGGCTCGTCATGCTCTGCGGCTACGTGGTCCTCTACGGCATCACGCAATGGCTTGAAGCGTCCCAGGGCATGTCCGAGCTCGGCGCAGGCCTCCTTCTCATCCCAATGACCGTCGTCTCCGGCCTCGTGATCGTGCCGTTCTCGCGCCGCAACCTCGTGCGTGGCCCGATCATCGGCGCGGCCGTCGCGTGCATCGCTGCCGCCATCAGCGCCCTCTTCCTGCCCACGCCGGCCTGGCTCGTCATCACCCTCGCGGTCACGATCATGCTCGGCTTCGCGCAGGGCGCAGCCAGCAGCAACCAGCTCGCCCTCTACAGCCAGGCGACCGCCGAACAGCTCGGCACGGCATCCGGCCTGATGCGCTCCTTTGGCTACCTGGGGTCCATCGCCTCCTCCGCCGTCACCGGCATCGTCTACCGCACATCCGTGACCGACACGGGCGTCACGACTATCGCCTGGATCATGGTCGGCGCGAGTCTCGTCCTACT